The following are from one region of the Salmo trutta chromosome 20, fSalTru1.1, whole genome shotgun sequence genome:
- the LOC115155969 gene encoding protocadherin-8-like: MGFCWIRGVEECVLLAVLFYSVQSTTTRYYTYEEDAPGTEIGNLSQDLKIDPAEDPGTSFRFMLETNSSVIQMREIDGLLVVGETIDREHLCPRSPRCFVTFDIVAFSKEKFQLIHVEIEVKDINDNSPHFLHKETTLEISENVQVDSRFPLDIAVDHDVGNNYIQRYHISPSSHFIVDVRSREDGVKYAELVLVKAMDREAEDSYTIEVTATDGGEPPRSGSMTVHIKVLDFNDNSPTFEHNSLKVELYEDSPIGYQVLKVHAFDPDAGINGEVVYGFVKDTSSEAMRIFNVDRISGAVTLKTLVDYEKQRSYELNIKASDLGANAIPSTCKVVVDVVDVNDNAPEIIIKPMTSTSDGVAYITEAAAEESFVALISTSDSDSGSNGYVRSSLHGHDHFKLQQAYGDTFMIVTTTTLDREKIPEYNLTVVAEDLGTPPFKTVKQYTIRVTDENDNAPLFSKSIYEVSVLENNIPGSYITTVVARDLDMGKNAKVSYKLIDSDVVGEASILTYVSIDPMSGSLYSLRSFDFETVQQIELTIQADDKGSPQLSSTSMIRIKVVDQNDNYPYFTFPVMLNDSAEVPLPVNAPLGYLALWVKGQDKDEGMNGELSFRIVQGDSNLFSINKDTGEIALKQGLTSAIGNVLEIKIAVSDNGRSPLSSSATIRFVVTDSQLSDDQVVIVLRSTEEEDAGLDVSVVVIIMLGGGCALLLIAIVIVVITCKLNQGGKDQDSKRDVSHGLFDSRHHPRLNSAEPNMYGGPRGFLNERTSSSLDESSLYEEKNGDLESQMFLPPKPFLPTSLWQGEKYCLQMSGIDQQSVKDSGKGDSDFNDSDSDISGDGGKRNLSTFQPWAKSSFHAANTLAVDCQGTYCVIPTQSFQAPLDNAYTIGFSQAPVYNNPHAYPHTWKDSGYSTSIPKARNTMQTFSHHTGTLPSYFAHQKRQSAAGLAGIEEHNQDITTVSTISEVATIF, from the exons ATGGGATTCTGCTGGATTCGAGGAGTTGAAGAGTGCGTGTTACttgctgttctgttctactcGGTTCAGTCTACAACTACGAGGTACTACACTTACGAAGAGGATGCGCCCGGGACAGAGATTGGAAATCTGTCTCAGGATTTAAAGATAGACCCAGCAGAGGACCCTGGAACATCTTTCCGCTTCATGCTGGAGACCAATTCGTCTGTGATTCAAATGAGGGAGATTGATGGACTTTTAGTAGTTGGGGAAACGATTGACCGAGAGCATCTCTGCCCAAGGTCCCCGCGGTGCTTTGTCACCTTCGACATAGTTGCCTTCTCCAAAGAAAAGTTTCAGCTGATTCACGTGGAGATCGAGGTAAAGGACATCAACGATAACTCACCCCACTTCCTCCACAAAGAGACGACCCTTGAGATATCCGAGAATGTTCAGGTGGACTCACGATTCCCGTTGGACATCGCTGTTGACCATGATGTCGGCAATAACTACATCCAACGTTACCATATCTCTCCCTCCAGCCATTTCATAGTTGATGTGCGCAGCAGGGAGGATGGAGTGAAGTATGCTGAACTTGTGCTTGTGAAAGCAATGGACAGAGAGGCTGAAGATTCCTACACAATTGAAGTGACGGCAACAGATGGCGGAGAGCCACCCAGGTCCGGATCAATGACTGTTCATATCAAAGTGCTGGATTTTAATGACAACAGCCCAACGTTTGAGCACAACTCACTAAAAGTTGAACTTTATGAGGATTCACCCATAGGTTACCAAGTGCTGAAAGTGCATGCGTTTGACCCAGATGCGGGCATCAATGGCGAGGTAGTGTATGGATTTGTAAAAGACACATCATCTGAAGCAATGCGCATTTTTAATGTAGACCGAATTTCCGGTGCTGTAACTTTAAAAACATTGGTTGATTATGAGAAGCAGAGGTCTTATGAATTGAACATTAAAGCATCCGATTTAGGCGCAAATGCTATTCCATCGACCTGCaaagttgttgttgatgttgtagATGTAAATGATAACGCACCAGAAATCATTATCAAGCCAATGACCTCGACTAGTGATGGTGTAGCTTACATCACGGAGGCCGCAGCGGAGGAAAGCTTTGTTGCGCTGATCAGCACCTCGGACAGTGACTCTGGCTCGAACGGTTACGTGCGCAGCAGCCTACACGGCCACGATCATTTCAAGCTGCAACAGGCCTACGGCGACACTTTTATGATTGTAACAACCACCACTTTAGATAGAGAGAAGATCCCAGAGTATAACCTCACTGTAGTGGCTGAAGACCTCGGAACACCACCTTTCAAAACAGTGAAGCAGTATACCATCAGAGTGACCGACGAGAACGACAACGCCCCCCTCTTCAGTAAATCCATTTATGAAGTTTCTGTCCTGGAGAATAATATCCCTGGGTCATATATAACTACTGTTGTAGCACGTGACCTTGATATGGGTAAAAATGCAAAAGTATCATACAAACTAATTGATTCAGATGTTGTGGGTGAGGCCTCCATTTTGACTTATGTGTCTATTGACCCAATGTCAGGGTCATTGTATAGTCTGAGATCTTTTGATTTTGAAACCGTCCAACAGATTGAATTAACCATCCAGGCTGATGACAAGGGCTCACCTCAGCTGTCAAGCACATCCATGATCAGAATCAAAGTGGTTGATCAGAACGACAACTATCCCTATTTCACCTTTCCTGTTATGCTGAATGACTCTGCTGAAGTTCCTCTTCCTGTCAATGCACCACTGGGGTACCTGGCCCTATGGGTCAAGGGTCAGGATAAGGATGAGGGAATGAATGGTGAGCTCAGCTTCAGAATCGTACAAGGTGACTCTAACCTATTTTCAATCAATAAAGACACTGGAGAAATAGCTCTAAAACAGGGGCTGACCTCTGCTATTGGAAATGTTTTGGAAATCAAAATTGCAGTGAGTGACAATGGGAGATCCCCCCTCTCCAGCAGTGCCACCATTCGCTTTGTTGTCACAGATTCGCAGCTCTCAGACGACCAAGTTGTCATTGTACTACGTTCAACTGAGGAGGAAGACGCAGGCCTGGATGTTTCAGTAGTAGTTATCATAATGCTCGGCGGGGGTTGTGCTCTGCTCCTGATTGCCATAGTGATTGTTGTTATCACATGCAAGTTGAATCAAGGAGGGAAGGATCAAGACTCCAAGAGAGACGTGTCTCACGGCTTGTTTGACTCCAGGCATCATCCCAGGCTCAACTCTGCAGAACCCAACATGTACGGTGGACCAAGAGGTTTCCTCAATGAAAGGACCTCTTCATCTCTTGACGAGTCCAGCCTGTACGAGGAGAAAAATGGAGACTTGGAGTCACAG ATGTTCCTGCCTCCTAAGCCTTTCCTACCAACGTCTTTGTGGCAAGGGGAAAAATACTGcctgcaaatgag TGGCATTGACCAGCAGAGCGTAAAGGACAGTGGCAAGGGAGACAGTGACTTCAATGACAGTGACTCTGACATCAGTGGGGATGGAGGCAAGAGGAACCTCAGCACCTTCCAGCCCTGGGCCAAAA GTTCCTTCCACGCCGCTAACACCCTCGCTGTGGATTGTCAAGGCACTTACTGTGTAATACCAACCCAAAGCTTCCAGGCCCCACTAGACAATGCATACACAATTGGCTTTTCCCAAGCACCGGTCTACAACAATCCCCATGCCTATCCCCACACCTGGAAAGACTCTGGCTATAGCACCAGCATTCCCAAAGCAAGAAACACCATGCAGACGTTCTCTCATCACACAGGTACACTCCCCTCTTACTTCGCCCATCAAAAAAGGCAATCTGCTGCCGGACTTGCTGGAATTGAGGAGCACAACCAAGATATTACTACAGTGTCAACCATATCTGAAGTTGCCACCATTTTTTAA